A genomic stretch from Sulfurihydrogenibium azorense Az-Fu1 includes:
- a CDS encoding tRNA1(Val) (adenine(37)-N6)-methyltransferase, whose protein sequence is MQLQKFDINLEEDEDLSPFVRGKVFIVQKKDGYRFNIDSLLLSDFVNIKSSGKLIDLGTGSGIILILLSLKYKNIQFYGLEVQQDLYQLAQKNIKLNNVKADLKLGDVKEVKKFYEHQYFDYVVINPPYFKSGDYKNTQEKIARSEVLATLEDFIKASWYLLKNKGKLFMIVPCERFSETVKYLKNYNLQPKRYRFIHPSINEKATHFMVEAIKQAKEGGEIVESPLIVYENPKEKKYTDYVWSLLENYPNHRL, encoded by the coding sequence TTGCAACTGCAAAAGTTTGATATAAATCTTGAAGAAGATGAAGACCTTTCTCCTTTTGTAAGGGGGAAGGTTTTTATAGTTCAGAAAAAAGATGGTTATAGATTTAACATAGACAGTCTTTTACTCTCTGATTTTGTCAATATAAAGTCTTCTGGGAAGCTGATAGACCTTGGAACAGGTAGTGGAATAATATTAATTCTTTTGTCTTTGAAGTACAAAAATATACAGTTTTACGGTTTAGAAGTCCAACAAGACCTTTATCAGTTAGCTCAGAAAAATATCAAACTCAACAATGTAAAAGCAGATTTAAAGCTTGGAGATGTTAAAGAGGTAAAAAAGTTTTACGAACATCAATATTTTGATTATGTTGTAATAAATCCTCCTTACTTTAAGTCCGGAGACTATAAAAACACTCAAGAAAAGATAGCAAGGTCTGAAGTTTTGGCAACTTTGGAAGATTTTATAAAAGCATCTTGGTATTTATTGAAAAATAAGGGAAAACTTTTTATGATAGTGCCTTGTGAAAGATTTTCTGAGACTGTTAAGTATTTGAAAAATTATAATCTTCAACCCAAGAGGTACAGGTTTATACATCCTTCAATAAATGAAAAAGCAACTCACTTTATGGTAGAAGCTATAAAGCAAGCCAAAGAAGGAGGAGAGATTGTAGAAAGTCCTTTAATAGTCTATGAAAATCCAAAAGAGAAAAAGTACACTGATTATGTTTGGAGTTTACTTGAAAATTATCCAAACCACCGTTTATAA
- a CDS encoding cupin domain-containing protein — MSIQELVKKLENMGYKNIYTWCDDPGTYYDWHTHKYDEVRLVYKGSIVIGTEEGVYHLKEGDILEVKAGTRHWAKTEEGVCYLCGSK, encoded by the coding sequence ATGAGTATTCAAGAGCTTGTTAAAAAGCTTGAAAATATGGGATATAAAAATATCTATACTTGGTGTGATGACCCGGGAACTTACTACGACTGGCACACCCATAAATATGATGAAGTTAGATTAGTTTATAAAGGCTCAATAGTGATAGGTACAGAAGAAGGAGTTTATCACTTAAAAGAGGGAGATATACTGGAAGTAAAAGCAGGTACAAGACACTGGGCTAAAACTGAGGAAGGTGTTTGTTATCTGTGTGGTAGTAAGTAA
- a CDS encoding ATP-dependent nuclease — protein sequence MKLRKINIENFRCYKDETEVEIEDLTVFVGANDSGKSSILEALDIFFNEGRAEIRFTEDDINIHARMEGKHDVKITCVFEDIPEQFLRRLEENNIPINDSSITISKTFGKNNKTFLNGEELSKKLIGEIKDYLPIYGLFKVDRTNTDDNPEIKDPLMFAVEKSLKEQEIKYKLQEVAEKIKKAIEDVANGTLDKLKKLNGNIATELNVYIPDIEELKWRDVFKRIGIYSDKGILLNKRGSGVRRLILLSFFLFEAERKRYERHTDEIEISTIYAIEEPETSLHPDQQKQFINSLIELSSNEKVQVLLTTHSPYIAKLIPVNSLRFIDQGYQYTLPKVSSYKEDNNILLNIAKRLGIHPINTKVVIFVEGNTDKKFLININENIKELKDLIHLNSEIENNTITIIPLNGSNLIDWINAHYLKGSGLLEFHLYDNDRKDYQEIIEKVNDRNDGSIGLTTSMREIENYIHWDLIEEEFNIKITDNIR from the coding sequence ATGAAACTTAGGAAAATAAATATTGAAAATTTTAGATGTTACAAAGATGAAACTGAAGTAGAAATAGAGGACTTAACTGTTTTTGTAGGTGCTAACGATTCGGGTAAATCCTCAATTTTAGAAGCTTTGGATATATTCTTTAATGAAGGTAGAGCTGAAATTAGGTTTACGGAAGACGATATAAATATACACGCAAGAATGGAAGGAAAACATGATGTAAAAATAACTTGTGTATTTGAGGATATACCTGAACAATTTCTGAGAAGATTAGAGGAAAATAACATACCTATAAATGATTCTTCAATTACAATTTCTAAAACTTTTGGAAAGAATAATAAAACTTTTTTAAACGGAGAGGAATTGAGTAAAAAACTTATTGGGGAAATTAAAGATTATCTTCCAATTTATGGATTATTTAAGGTAGATAGAACAAACACTGACGATAATCCAGAAATCAAAGATCCACTAATGTTTGCTGTTGAAAAATCATTAAAAGAACAAGAGATAAAGTATAAACTTCAGGAAGTAGCTGAAAAAATAAAAAAGGCTATTGAAGATGTAGCCAATGGTACATTAGATAAATTAAAGAAACTTAACGGTAATATTGCTACTGAACTTAATGTATACATACCAGATATTGAAGAGCTAAAATGGCGTGATGTTTTTAAGAGAATAGGAATATATAGTGATAAAGGTATTCTGTTAAATAAAAGAGGAAGTGGGGTTAGGCGCCTTATATTGCTAAGCTTTTTTTTATTTGAAGCTGAACGCAAAAGATACGAAAGACATACTGATGAAATTGAAATTTCTACTATTTATGCGATTGAAGAACCAGAAACCTCTTTACATCCTGATCAGCAGAAGCAGTTTATAAACAGTTTAATAGAATTATCAAGTAATGAAAAAGTTCAGGTTTTACTAACTACACATAGTCCATATATTGCTAAATTAATACCTGTAAATAGTCTACGATTTATAGACCAAGGTTATCAATACACATTGCCTAAAGTTAGTAGTTATAAAGAAGATAATAATATCCTTTTAAATATAGCAAAAAGACTTGGTATACATCCTATAAATACAAAGGTGGTAATCTTTGTTGAAGGAAATACAGATAAGAAATTTTTAATTAACATTAACGAAAATATAAAGGAGCTAAAAGATTTAATACACTTAAATAGTGAGATTGAGAATAATACTATAACCATTATTCCATTAAATGGTTCAAACCTGATAGATTGGATTAATGCACATTATTTAAAAGGTTCTGGTTTATTAGAATTTCATCTATATGATAATGATAGAAAAGATTATCAAGAAATTATAGAAAAAGTTAATGATAGAAATGATGGATCAATTGGGCTTACGACCAGCATGAGGGAAATTGAAAACTATATACACTGGGATCTGATAGAAGAAGAATTTAATATAAAAATAACAGATAATATACGTTGA
- a CDS encoding sensor histidine kinase, with the protein MKYFIDISKQDWLVVFLFAIVFGGVLGSFITVLIGIESLYQGLVTGVIFGLSIFFFSFVLINLSNKYVLKHFDEKFWEFISLSFSFLAGFLGSVVGFCVVKGFNIVEINFPQNILILSFTLIGILTALLGYLLYWIVNIRKIKSDLEKSLIVARLKSLEYQINPHFLFNTLNVLAELTHINPQLAEKTILTFAKYLREVIDEESLITVERELSIVKNFVFIQKVRFPEINVHYNIDPSILEVKIPKLSIQILVENAIKHGIKSRGNIWINGYRQNGKVVIEVIDDGEGFKEIKEGTGLQNLKNRLKHLVNGSLSYYREDNKTVFKIEFNG; encoded by the coding sequence GTGAAGTATTTTATAGATATATCTAAACAAGACTGGTTAGTTGTTTTTCTTTTTGCTATTGTTTTTGGTGGTGTTTTAGGTAGTTTTATAACTGTTTTAATTGGTATAGAAAGTCTTTATCAAGGTTTAGTTACAGGTGTTATTTTCGGTTTGAGTATTTTCTTTTTTTCTTTTGTATTGATAAATCTTTCTAACAAATACGTTTTAAAACATTTTGATGAGAAGTTTTGGGAGTTTATAAGTCTTTCTTTTTCTTTTTTGGCCGGATTTTTGGGAAGTGTTGTAGGATTTTGTGTAGTAAAGGGTTTTAATATAGTAGAGATAAACTTTCCCCAAAATATTCTTATTTTAAGTTTTACACTTATAGGAATACTTACGGCACTACTTGGGTATCTACTTTACTGGATTGTAAATATAAGAAAGATAAAGTCAGACCTTGAAAAATCTTTAATAGTAGCAAGGCTAAAATCTCTTGAATATCAGATAAACCCACACTTTTTATTTAACACTCTAAATGTTTTAGCAGAACTTACACATATAAATCCTCAGCTTGCTGAGAAAACTATACTTACTTTTGCAAAATATCTAAGGGAAGTGATAGATGAGGAGAGTTTGATAACAGTTGAGAGGGAACTGTCTATAGTTAAAAATTTTGTATTTATACAAAAGGTTAGGTTTCCTGAGATAAATGTACATTACAACATAGACCCATCTATACTTGAGGTAAAAATACCAAAGCTTTCTATTCAGATACTTGTAGAAAATGCAATAAAACATGGGATAAAATCAAGAGGAAACATATGGATAAACGGCTACAGACAAAATGGTAAAGTGGTTATAGAGGTAATTGACGACGGGGAAGGCTTTAAAGAGATAAAAGAAGGAACCGGACTTCAAAACTTAAAAAATCGCTTAAAACACTTAGTAAATGGTAGCTTAAGCTATTATAGAGAAGACAATAAAACCGTTTTTAAGATTGAGTTTAATGGTTAA
- a CDS encoding phytoene desaturase family protein: MQDYIVVGGGIGGVVAYSILKKLGKKVLLFEKLDYLGGCAGTFKKDGLFYNVGASTLVGLDENLPLDILLKILDIDKNTIPVLPIDPAIVVYTKDKVINRYKDFERAFEEIDKNFPYKNNKNLWNRVKKVSTNNWQNIYKLLPFNPKNYPDLLKKVITNLDYFLSGIKDSLMTAEKVIRHYIPDPDEDYKAFLNSQILMATQCYWDEVNFSFASMGLTYPNLSNYYVKGGMSNFLESIVKDDKNVLKKVKVKSISRVRDIFEVKTNKGEFYTKKVILNRTIWDYCELLDESLKDSFCEVSKKKYSKLWSSATLYFAVKDENNLLSKHHYQILHDKNPYTDSYSFFVSVADPCDSVEGYKSITISTHCKIELWENLSKEEYTEKKEKLKEFILENLYKKIPQFRMLPKTDVMIGTPNTFNRYTGRYKGTVGGIPLRRKYTMLNYPMGITPIKGLYLVGDSVFPGQGYPGVTVGVFNLLLQVEEDFREVFYRYI, from the coding sequence TTGCAAGATTATATAGTTGTAGGTGGTGGGATAGGAGGTGTAGTTGCTTACTCCATTTTGAAAAAACTTGGAAAGAAAGTTTTACTTTTTGAAAAGTTAGACTACTTAGGTGGCTGTGCTGGAACCTTTAAAAAAGATGGACTTTTTTACAACGTAGGAGCTTCTACCCTTGTAGGACTTGATGAGAATTTACCACTGGATATACTATTAAAAATATTAGATATAGACAAAAATACTATTCCAGTTTTACCCATAGACCCGGCTATAGTTGTTTATACCAAAGACAAAGTTATAAACAGGTATAAAGATTTTGAAAGGGCTTTTGAGGAGATAGACAAAAACTTTCCTTACAAAAACAATAAAAACCTTTGGAACAGAGTAAAAAAAGTTTCTACAAACAACTGGCAAAATATATACAAACTCCTACCTTTTAACCCTAAAAACTACCCTGACCTGCTAAAAAAAGTTATAACAAACTTAGATTACTTTTTATCCGGGATAAAAGACAGTTTAATGACAGCTGAGAAAGTTATACGGCATTACATCCCAGATCCTGATGAAGATTACAAGGCTTTTTTAAACAGTCAAATCCTTATGGCTACCCAGTGCTACTGGGACGAAGTAAACTTTTCCTTTGCTTCAATGGGACTTACCTACCCAAACCTGTCTAACTACTATGTAAAAGGTGGTATGAGTAATTTTTTAGAGAGTATTGTAAAAGATGATAAAAACGTTTTAAAAAAAGTTAAAGTAAAGAGTATCTCAAGAGTGAGAGACATCTTTGAGGTCAAAACCAACAAAGGAGAATTTTACACAAAAAAAGTTATACTAAACAGGACTATATGGGATTACTGTGAGCTGTTAGATGAAAGTTTAAAAGATAGTTTTTGTGAAGTTAGTAAAAAGAAGTATAGTAAGCTGTGGTCCTCTGCCACTTTATACTTTGCTGTAAAGGATGAGAACAACCTTCTCTCTAAACACCACTACCAGATATTACACGATAAAAATCCTTATACAGACAGTTATTCTTTTTTTGTCTCTGTTGCAGATCCTTGTGATAGTGTAGAAGGCTACAAAAGTATAACTATCTCAACCCACTGTAAGATAGAGCTGTGGGAAAATTTGTCAAAAGAGGAGTACACTGAAAAAAAGGAAAAGTTAAAAGAGTTTATACTGGAAAATCTCTATAAAAAAATACCACAGTTTAGGATGCTACCTAAAACTGATGTTATGATAGGAACTCCAAACACATTTAATAGGTATACAGGAAGGTACAAGGGAACAGTGGGAGGTATCCCTTTAAGAAGGAAGTACACTATGTTAAACTATCCTATGGGAATAACTCCTATAAAAGGGCTTTATTTGGTAGGAGATTCGGTCTTTCCCGGACAAGGTTATCCGGGTGTTACGGTAGGAGTTTTTAATCTTTTACTGCAGGTAGAGGAAGATTTTCGTGAAGTATTTTATAGATATATCTAA
- a CDS encoding YbgA family protein: MECKPVVVLSRCINKEAVRYNGGIVQDDFAQKLEKYVDYITVCPEVDIGMPVPRPTVILAKIDNSIRMIEPTSKTDYTEKLEEFSKSFLNSLKEVDGFLLKAKSPSCGVSDTKLYQKDLKHTIGKTDGIFARISKEIYPYLPVEDEGRLHDFWIRQNFLTKIFAYADFRHFKKSASHIKDLIKFHQRYKYLLMLYSPSNLKQMGRLIANWDSLGFEKTVQEYESLFKKTFSKNPTINAHINVLQHIYGHFSDLLKTGEKRQFNTLLHKLKNDRIYLTVILEFVRNFVYRFEDEYLASQKYLNPYPEELQTV; encoded by the coding sequence TTGGAGTGTAAACCTGTTGTAGTTTTAAGTAGATGTATAAACAAAGAGGCTGTTAGGTATAACGGTGGAATAGTTCAAGATGATTTTGCCCAAAAACTTGAAAAGTATGTAGATTACATAACAGTCTGTCCGGAAGTAGATATAGGAATGCCAGTCCCAAGACCTACAGTTATCCTTGCAAAGATAGACAACTCTATCAGAATGATAGAACCTACAAGTAAAACAGATTACACAGAAAAGTTAGAAGAGTTTTCAAAAAGTTTTTTAAACAGTTTAAAAGAAGTTGATGGCTTTTTACTCAAAGCAAAATCTCCCAGCTGTGGTGTATCAGATACTAAACTATACCAGAAAGATTTAAAACATACCATTGGAAAAACAGACGGTATATTCGCAAGAATATCAAAGGAGATTTACCCCTACCTTCCAGTTGAAGATGAAGGTAGACTCCACGATTTTTGGATAAGACAGAACTTTCTAACAAAGATATTTGCTTACGCAGATTTTAGACACTTTAAAAAGTCAGCCAGTCATATAAAAGACTTAATAAAGTTTCACCAAAGGTATAAATACTTGCTAATGTTATACTCACCTTCAAACCTAAAACAGATGGGAAGACTGATAGCAAACTGGGACAGTTTAGGCTTTGAAAAAACAGTTCAAGAGTATGAGAGTTTGTTTAAAAAAACATTTTCTAAAAATCCAACTATAAACGCCCATATAAACGTTTTACAACATATCTACGGACATTTCTCAGACCTACTAAAAACAGGAGAAAAAAGACAATTTAACACACTCCTACACAAGTTAAAAAACGATAGGATTTACCTTACAGTGATACTGGAATTCGTTAGAAACTTTGTATACAGGTTTGAAGATGAGTACCTTGCATCTCAAAAGTATCTAAACCCCTACCCAGAAGAGCTCCAAACTGTTTAA